The region CGTACTCGTTGGCGAAATCTTTGTTGCGGTAGTCGGAAGCGACGGTCAGATTCTCGATCCCCTCGGTAGAGCAGAAACGCTTGGCAGCGAAGGGGAGGTCCATAGAGACGACCGTCACTTCGAGCCCTTCGATTCCGGCAGCCTCCTGGTTGAACTTGCTGGTCTCCATCGCGCAGATGGGAGTGTCCAGAGAGGGAACGGCGATGATCAGCTGAGCGTTCTCTTTGGCGCCGCCGACGGTGATGTCACTCAGGTCATCCGATTTGACCACCTGAACCTCGGGAGCCTTGTCTCCGACGTTCTTCTCTTTTCCTGCCAGTTTGACTTCGTTGCCTTTGAGTGTAACAGTTGCCATGGGTATCCTTTTGAAATAGTTTTGATAGGACGCTTACCTGTAATCGGGTAATGCACTGAGAAGAGTATAGCTTAAATTGGAGTTCTTTTGTCCTATTTGATGAAAAAAACTTGATTTTGATCAAGTGTTACCCTGAGTGGCAGGCGGGGAATAATGGGAAGAGGGAACTTCCCTGAAATTTACATCCCGGGGATGCGGGGGATTTTTCCCAGTTTCGAATTGCGGCAATACCAGCCCCAGCCCTTCTTGAGCCAGTGGCCGATGACGGGCATAGGCACCATCTTGCCTCCTTTGTTGTCGCGGTAGACAAAGGCGGCCCCGTCGCCGGTATCCATCACACAGAGGATGTTGAGGTGTTCGAGATACCCTTTGCGCTCCTCTCTGCCCTGCTCGATCGCGTCGATATTGAAAGCGACGTTTCGGGCCATCACCTCGGCGATATGCCCCTGCTTGGCCCGCCAGTCGGGTCCGTCGATCGCGGCGGAGTCTCCGATGGCGAAGACATTGTACCTTTCGGGGATGTCGTCGAAATTGTGCTGCACTTCACAATAGTCGTTGATACG is a window of Nitratifractor salsuginis DSM 16511 DNA encoding:
- the tpx gene encoding thiol peroxidase; translated protein: MATVTLKGNEVKLAGKEKNVGDKAPEVQVVKSDDLSDITVGGAKENAQLIIAVPSLDTPICAMETSKFNQEAAGIEGLEVTVVSMDLPFAAKRFCSTEGIENLTVASDYRNKDFANEYGVLIAEGPLAGVTARAIFVIDRDGNIVYKQLVPEITEEPNYQEALEAAKAAAAK